The proteins below come from a single Edaphobacter acidisoli genomic window:
- a CDS encoding bifunctional homocysteine S-methyltransferase/methylenetetrahydrofolate reductase encodes MTDVLKDAGAQGVARLFTGRTVLADGAMGTMLYARGVFINRSYDELNLSQPDTVRAIHAEYLQAGAEIIETNTFGANVFRLEHHGLQDKVRAINVAGVKLAREAVNQLRDKQAAEAFVAGSIGPLGVRVEPLGKLSLDEAREAFSEQIRALVEGGPGVGADLLIIETMTSLAEVEQAILAARSEAPDVPVIVMVTVDEDGNCLDGSSAETAATKLTDWGVDALGCNCSAGPATVLSVIERMRPVTDLPLAAMPNAGIPRAVEGRTIYMSSPEYMASFARKLVKAGASIVGGCCGTTPSYTRAMKSSLRAMDAMETGARAVEHAVATGTPQKIESKIEPAPLAQRSKIGAMVAAGEFVSMVEIVPPKGIDCTKEIDGAAYLHKLGVDAINVPDSPRASARMSAQSLCVQIQQHVGIETILHYTCRDRNVLSIQSDLLGASSIGLKNILCLTGDPPKLGNYPDATAVFDVDAIGLVNIVRNLNHGLDIGKNSIGASTGFTVAVAANPGVPDIEQEIRRFAYKVEAGAEYAITQPVFDLKLLEEFLKRIEGFRIPVIAGIWPLTSLRNAEFMKNDLRVSMPEEIMARMAAVTSPEAAKAEGIKIAQEMLAEVRPVVQGVQVSAPFGKYSAAADVLGLTVEVA; translated from the coding sequence ATGACCGATGTACTGAAAGACGCGGGCGCACAGGGAGTGGCCAGATTATTCACGGGCCGCACCGTGCTCGCAGACGGCGCCATGGGCACCATGCTCTACGCGCGCGGCGTGTTCATTAACCGCAGTTACGACGAACTGAACCTCTCGCAACCCGATACCGTTCGCGCCATCCATGCCGAATACCTCCAGGCTGGCGCCGAGATCATCGAGACCAACACCTTCGGCGCAAACGTCTTCCGCCTCGAGCACCACGGCCTCCAGGACAAAGTCCGCGCCATCAACGTCGCCGGCGTCAAGCTCGCGCGCGAGGCCGTCAACCAGCTCCGCGACAAGCAGGCCGCCGAAGCCTTCGTCGCCGGGTCCATCGGCCCGCTCGGCGTCCGCGTCGAGCCCCTCGGCAAGCTCTCGCTCGACGAAGCCCGCGAAGCCTTCTCCGAACAAATCCGCGCGCTCGTCGAAGGCGGTCCCGGCGTCGGCGCCGACCTGCTCATCATCGAGACCATGACTTCGCTCGCCGAAGTCGAGCAGGCCATCCTCGCCGCGCGCAGCGAAGCCCCCGACGTGCCCGTCATCGTCATGGTCACAGTCGACGAAGACGGCAACTGCCTCGACGGCTCCTCCGCCGAAACCGCCGCCACCAAGCTCACCGACTGGGGCGTCGACGCCCTCGGCTGCAACTGCAGCGCCGGTCCCGCCACCGTCCTCAGCGTCATCGAGCGCATGCGCCCCGTCACCGACCTCCCGCTCGCCGCTATGCCGAACGCAGGCATCCCGCGAGCCGTCGAAGGCCGCACCATCTACATGAGCTCGCCCGAGTACATGGCAAGCTTCGCCCGCAAGCTAGTGAAAGCAGGCGCAAGCATCGTCGGCGGCTGCTGCGGCACCACGCCCAGCTACACCCGCGCCATGAAGAGCTCTCTCCGCGCCATGGACGCGATGGAGACCGGCGCGCGGGCCGTCGAACACGCTGTCGCCACCGGCACGCCGCAGAAGATCGAAAGCAAGATCGAGCCAGCGCCACTCGCGCAGCGCTCAAAGATCGGCGCAATGGTCGCCGCAGGCGAGTTCGTCTCCATGGTCGAGATCGTCCCGCCAAAAGGCATCGATTGCACCAAAGAGATCGACGGCGCAGCCTACCTGCACAAGCTCGGCGTCGACGCCATTAACGTCCCCGACTCGCCCCGCGCCAGCGCCCGCATGAGCGCGCAAAGCCTCTGCGTGCAGATCCAGCAGCACGTCGGCATCGAGACCATCCTCCACTACACCTGCCGCGACCGCAACGTGCTCAGCATCCAGAGCGACCTGCTCGGCGCGTCCTCCATCGGCCTCAAAAACATCCTCTGCCTCACCGGCGACCCGCCCAAGCTCGGCAACTATCCCGACGCCACGGCGGTCTTCGACGTCGACGCCATCGGCCTCGTCAACATCGTGCGCAATCTCAACCACGGCCTCGACATCGGCAAAAACTCCATCGGCGCATCCACCGGCTTCACGGTAGCCGTCGCAGCCAACCCCGGCGTGCCCGACATCGAGCAGGAGATCCGCCGCTTCGCCTACAAAGTTGAAGCGGGCGCAGAGTACGCCATCACGCAACCCGTCTTCGACCTCAAGCTGCTCGAAGAGTTCCTCAAGCGCATCGAAGGCTTCCGCATCCCGGTCATCGCCGGCATCTGGCCGCTCACCAGCCTGCGCAACGCCGAGTTCATGAAGAACGACCTGCGCGTCAGCATGCCCGAAGAGATCATGGCCCGCATGGCCGCCGTGACCTCGCCCGAAGCAGCCAAAGCCGAAGGCATCAAAATCGCGCAGGAGATGCTCGCCGAAGTCCGCCCGGTCGTGCAGGGCGTCCAGGTCAGTGCCCCCTTCGGCAAATACTCCGCAGCCGCCGACGTCCTCGGCCTGACCGTAGAGGTGGCCTAA
- a CDS encoding ferritin-like domain-containing protein → MTIDGLVQKALTRRKFLASAGTATAALAITGCSGSSSSSTGGSSGGTTPQDIPDNDVLNFALNLEYLEAEFYLYATTGKGLSSTDALSGAGTTTVPSGIAAVQLNATMASYANEIAQDELDHVRLLQSAITANGGTPVARPNLDLTFFGPLAVAATITSTPTFNPFADPNSFLIGAFIFEDVGVTAYSGAAPLISNTSILSAAAGIQAVEAYHAAEIRTLLVAQASINNSQTYVNIANKVSALRGTLGGGNETMLSSSSIVAANSNAIAYARSTDEVLHIVYGTGGGAGVSKGGFFPNGLNGKITATAS, encoded by the coding sequence GTGACGATTGATGGTTTGGTTCAAAAGGCACTCACGCGCCGCAAGTTTTTGGCGAGTGCGGGAACTGCAACTGCGGCTCTTGCCATAACGGGATGCAGCGGCAGCAGCAGTTCGAGTACAGGTGGAAGCAGCGGGGGCACAACTCCACAGGACATTCCTGATAACGACGTTTTGAATTTTGCATTGAACCTCGAATATCTCGAAGCAGAGTTCTATCTCTACGCCACAACAGGCAAAGGGCTTTCCTCTACCGACGCGCTGAGTGGAGCAGGCACGACGACGGTGCCATCGGGCATTGCGGCGGTGCAGTTGAACGCCACGATGGCCTCCTATGCCAATGAGATTGCGCAGGATGAGCTGGACCATGTGCGGCTGCTGCAATCGGCGATTACGGCAAATGGCGGGACACCTGTTGCGCGTCCGAATCTTGACCTGACGTTTTTCGGCCCGCTTGCGGTGGCAGCGACGATCACTTCGACTCCAACGTTCAATCCGTTTGCGGACCCGAACTCATTCCTGATTGGCGCATTCATCTTTGAGGATGTGGGTGTGACTGCGTACTCGGGTGCAGCACCGCTGATTTCAAACACGTCGATCCTTAGCGCCGCGGCCGGGATTCAAGCGGTAGAGGCCTATCACGCGGCGGAGATCCGCACGCTGCTGGTTGCGCAGGCGAGCATCAACAATAGCCAGACCTACGTGAATATTGCCAACAAGGTTTCGGCGCTGCGCGGCACGCTGGGCGGCGGCAATGAGACCATGCTCAGCTCATCAAGCATTGTCGCAGCCAACTCGAATGCGATCGCCTATGCGCGCAGTACCGATGAAGTACTGCACATTGTCTATGGCACGGGCGGCGGAGCAGGCGTGAGCAAGGGCGGCTTCTTCCCCAACGGACTTAACGGCAAGATCACCGCAACCGCATCCTAA
- a CDS encoding ferritin-like domain-containing protein, translating into MATVETQILDEVIVNSRRKMMTLGGAALAAMLLGDTPQAQAQSTVTDTDILNFALNLEYLEAQFYTLAAYGVTIDKLPTPIPVSVNGGTAGTVTLKPSFSKVPFGVPLIQSYATETAIEEGKHVSFLQTALGTSAVSMPNIDLYNSFNALANAAGVGSSFDPFASDDAFLVGAYIFEDVGVSAYHGAAGLISDKKNILPAAVGIHAVEAYHAGLIRTSISGIDAANGNNNLSTLTQKISAARSMLANPSGASSTTFAGTKADDIGLTTVMVALNGSSATYSSATIVDCDANATGWSRTTSQVLAIVTGTQPTASTHQGVFFPSGLNGTIK; encoded by the coding sequence ATGGCTACAGTTGAAACTCAGATTCTGGACGAAGTAATTGTCAACAGCCGCAGAAAGATGATGACGCTCGGCGGCGCTGCGCTGGCTGCGATGCTTCTTGGCGACACACCGCAGGCGCAGGCGCAGAGCACCGTAACCGACACGGACATTTTGAACTTCGCCCTCAACCTCGAATATCTGGAGGCGCAGTTCTACACGCTGGCTGCGTACGGCGTCACTATCGATAAGCTGCCAACGCCGATTCCGGTCAGCGTCAACGGAGGCACCGCCGGCACGGTGACGCTGAAGCCGAGCTTCTCCAAGGTGCCCTTCGGTGTTCCGCTGATTCAGTCGTACGCGACGGAGACGGCGATTGAAGAGGGGAAACACGTCAGCTTCCTGCAGACAGCGCTGGGCACGAGCGCGGTTTCGATGCCCAACATCGACCTGTATAACTCGTTCAATGCGCTGGCGAACGCAGCCGGTGTCGGATCGTCCTTCGATCCGTTTGCCAGTGACGATGCGTTTCTCGTCGGGGCGTACATCTTCGAGGATGTGGGCGTTTCGGCGTATCACGGCGCGGCTGGATTGATCTCCGACAAAAAGAACATTCTGCCGGCGGCCGTTGGCATTCACGCGGTGGAGGCATACCATGCGGGCCTGATTCGCACGAGCATCAGCGGCATCGACGCCGCGAATGGAAACAACAATCTGAGCACACTGACGCAGAAGATTTCGGCTGCACGGTCGATGCTTGCCAATCCCTCCGGCGCATCGAGCACCACGTTCGCAGGGACGAAGGCTGACGATATCGGACTGACTACCGTGATGGTCGCGCTGAACGGAAGCTCGGCCACCTACAGCTCGGCGACGATCGTTGACTGCGATGCGAATGCGACAGGGTGGAGCCGCACGACATCGCAGGTGCTCGCGATTGTGACGGGCACGCAGCCTACGGCCAGTACGCACCAGGGAGTGTTCTTCCCAAGCGGGTTGAACGGCACGATCAAGTAG